Proteins from a single region of Hermetia illucens chromosome 3, iHerIll2.2.curated.20191125, whole genome shotgun sequence:
- the LOC119651097 gene encoding AT-rich interactive domain-containing protein 4B has protein sequence MQQVDDPPFLPVGTEVSAKYKGAFCEAKVRKVVRNIKCKVAYKQGLGSGTVSDELIKGVLRVGATVEVKHPDKREYVEATITKIQDCSQYTVVFDDGDITTLRRTALCLKSGRHFNESETLDQLPLTHPEHFGNPVIGGRRGRRSRHLQDDSSDDEDDNDSKEVINEKEEHIGKVVCVESTETKKKDKEKWFPALVVSPTAQVTARIRVKDEYLVRSFKDGRYYTVPKKEATEFTRDMAAKQDGAAVQAALQYLDNNTLPPHWDKDALFGLANSSSEYEGEFDSDSSDDEPREEKDHFVAQLYKYMDDRGTPLNKVPSITNRDVDLYRLFRAVQKLGGYNRVTSQNQWKAITTRLGFIPVTVSVTNLVKQAYKKFLQPFEEFNRKLGCSMSMTPRNANRSKGRSLVRANSVASPKPEPKEQKIVPPVTPSIPDELENTSESSNDVVKSKRKLSTGSGKVKAIVDKFEEKIKDEPVEATSSKPVKTIVKEEQPSVSTPLASNVGSAKKEKNTKKAPATPQEEKKINRKRKDGDSEKPPVSTEISSEKDKDKEFTIDVGDKLSVYYHEKKVTYEAKVLETSLQQGVPFYLVHYTGWNTRYDEWVPRERIAENLTANKAKRGKSANSANQKAASNVPPNDGTKGTSSNADKASALAVTTLTTNLPPSKTVTASKRGRGRSDSGPPRSVTPSSMASNSSRTKSPAATANRRTTRGQPSTSRRASNNVSDISLQTDSDSDSDTPVKKPIKSPAAQTSTAASSPSTSIISKVPLVKSAATNSQSETEEEEMAPSSSKGRDYDLNQIRSELKGFKELKSPSPESESNAQNDGEKKANVFDFDISDDLGKKTILSSIIPKSSTDSKSSSTELSSETDSFGDDDSQSSDKTTMLENMTEKFQQKIAHDKRLERMNSGGSDKISSKTSSIEKIIEDTLAEKKQESLKSKPFSIEKNLFKPVECEIKQEPNVVEMKPPTVEKKPLKVAIPAEKKVTELVESKPTTSKFEKKTTPLADSIISPVKKEQPMVKKELPIVKKEVSVVESISPEKTAKETSLLSTSADIYEFKEPEPFEFETRKSLASTLSSPDIEKKQKKPIAKSVTEPPADNKAVATAPPMAKKNKKSPVKDPDKAKLPKLEEKTIIPITEPPLLLTPTKVENTFDALRKSPSFNLNLNSVGEDTLQPPQDPPAMFAEPDKSPPASSSTADTQKKIPFISPFVETLKDSPKAFDLKADVSAIESPDKLAKSTELVQVKRILALDPALNFEPPKTDKWKISIADKVLKVLNQQKQEEQKPKEEQPQQPLCPPVIEAPQISPFALTEAPKIELPAIIKKEIDIPLKKPILSSPEQKLDILESIAPKNNDLSETILKLETAIRNRTEVDHFDEDSSDSTDSERRLVIEDDSQSSETNQTDLGYDADVAKKPTPFGEESLFLSSRESAFKVCSPGMQQSAFSLQTSLVSSSTHPIDLDVPRPEVDAPVFKATEEPSGAQLEKPLPDLHIQTSSFAIKKEELSPNQDTNSITHNEAINLLLCEETIPGSPAPSKESSDIKPNVHPTDSDIKHIPMDIECSTQPPHEDLASGDKVKIEANTPTSSPRDSMSQDESSEELRKTQDLLTSPKKRRHTRKHSECGEPMSKRRRHNISKRNNGSDSDDNSDANISQRSNRSSRPCQYNFTVELDPNMNPNQRIAILNKTIAELRQTYNMIKNELLSIDRRRKKLRRREREKKMQQKINS, from the exons TTCCAGACACCTACAAGACGATAGTTCGGATGATGAAGACGATAATGATTCGAAGGAAGTAATCAACGAAAAGGAAGAACATATCGGCAAAGTTGTATGTGTTGAATCGActgaaacgaagaaaaaagatAAGGAAAAGTGGTTTCCCGCTCTCGTTGTTTCTCCAACTGCTCAAGTTACTGCACGGATTCGTGTCAAAGACGAATACTTGGTGCGTTCCTTCAAGGATGGCCGCTACTACACTGTTCCGAAAAAAGAAGCGACCGAATTCACACGCGACATGGCAGCTAAACAAGATGGAGCGGCTGTTCAAGCTGCTTTACAATACTTGGACAACAATACTCTTCCGCCACACTGGGACAAAGACGCACTTTTTGGACTGGCGAACAGTTCAAGTGAATACGAGGGCGAATTTGATTCCGATAGTTCGGATGATGAGCCTCGTGAAGAGAAAGATCATTTCGTGGCGCAGCTATACAAATACATGGATGACCGCGGCACCCCTTTGAATAAGGTTCCTTCGATAACCAACCGCGATGTTGACTTGTATCGACTGTTCCGAGCTGTGCAAAAACTAGGTGGATACAATCGAGTGACAAGTCAGAACCAATGGAAAGCTATTACCACGCGATTGGGCTTTATACCGGTGACGGTCAGTGTCACGAACCTTGTGAAGCAGGCTTACAAAAAGTTTCTCCAACCATTTGAAGAGTTCAATAGGAAATTGGGTTGTTCCATGTCAATGACGCCACGAAATGCGAACCGAAGTAAGGGGCGAAGCTTGGTCCGTGCAAATTCAGTTGCTTCCCCCAAACCGGAGCCTAAAGAACAGAAAATAGTTCCACCGGTGACCCCATCAATTCCAGATGAGTTGGAAAATACAAGTGAATCGAGCAACGATGTTGTGAAATCAAaacgaaagctttcgacaggGAGTGGAAAAGTGAAAGCTATAGttgataagtttgaagaaaaaattaagGATGAACCGGTTGAAGCAACGAGCAGCAAACCGGTGAAGACAATTGTAAAGGAAGAGCAACCTTCGGTTTCAACTCCATTGGCTTCCAACGTTGGCAGtgccaaaaaggaaaagaatactaaaaaAGCGCCAGCCACACcacaggaggaaaagaaaattaacagGAAACGCAAGGACGGTGATTCAGAGAAGCCACCTGTTAGCACAGAAATATCTTCGGAAAAGGACAAAGATAAAGAATTTACGATAGATGTAGGAGATAAGTTGAGTGTTTATTATCATGAGAAGAAAGTGACGTATGAGGCGAAAGTTTTAGAAACATCTCTGCAGCAGGGCGTTCCATTCTACCTAGTCCATTATACTGGGTGGAATACACGTTATGACGAGTGGGTCCCGCGTGAGCGTATCGCTGAGAACTTGACGGCCAATAAGGCGAAACGAGGGAAAAGTGCGAACTCTGCAAATCAGAAGGCGGCATCAAATGTTCCACCAAACGACGGAACAAAGGGTACTTCAAGCAATGCCGACAAGGCTAGTGCGTTAGCAGTCACTACGCTAACAACAAACTTGCCACCCAGCAAGACTGTGACTGCTTCAAAACGGGGCAGGGGAAGAAGTGATTCTGGTCCACCACGGTCAGTAACGCCGTCTTCAATGGCGTCGAACTCGAGCCGAACCAAGTCCCCAGCAGCTACGGCTAATAGAAGGACTACTCGCGGCCAACCCAGCACATCCAGGCGCGCATCAAATAATGTTTCAGATATATCGCTGCAGACAGATTCTGATAGCGACTCTGACACGCCCGTGAAAAAGCCAATAAAATCTCCAGCCGCCCAAACTTCCACCGCGGCTTCATCTCCCAGTACTTCAATAATAAGTAAAGTTCCACTGGTGAAATCGGCTGCGACAAATAGTCAAAGCGAAACTGAAGAAGAGGAAATGGCGCCAAGTTCAAGCAAAGGTCGCGATTATGACCTCAACCAGATCCGATCGGAGCTGAAGGGTTTCAAGGAACTAAAATCCCCATCTCCCGAGTCCGAAAGCAATGCACAAAACGACGGTGAAAAGAAGGCAAACGTTTTTGATTTCGATATTTCGGATGATTTGGGGAAAAAAACGATTCTGTCTTCGATCATCCCCAAGTCTTCCACCGATTCCAAATCTTCCTCCACTGAATTATCTTCTGAGACCGATTCATTCGGTGATGACGATTCACAATCGTCAGATAAGACGACTATGCTTGAAAACATGACAGAGAAGTTTCAACAGAAGATCGCGCACGACAAAAGGCTAGAAAGAATGAATTCCGGCGGTTCAGATAAAATTTCCTCCAAGACATCGAGTATTGAGAAAATCATTGAAGACACGCTTGCGGAGAAAAAGCAGGAATCGCTGAAATCTAAGCCTTTCTCTATAGAGAAGAATCTCTTCAAACCCGTGGAGTGTGAGATCAAGCAGGAGCCAAATGTTGTGGAAATGAAGCCACCAACGGTTGAGAAAAAGCCTTTGAAGGTTGCAATACCCGCTGAGAAAAAAGTCACCGAACTGGTAGAAAGCAAACCTACCACgagtaaatttgaaaagaaaacgaCGCCGTTGGCAGACAGTATTATTTCGCCAGTTAAAAAAGAACAACCGATGGTGAAGAAGGAGTTGCCTATTGTGAAGAAGGAAGTATCTGTTGTTGAGAGTATCTCCCCTGAAAAAACTGCGAAGGAAACTTCACTCTTGAGTACTTCCGCGGATATTTATGAGTTCAAGGAACCAGAACCATTTGAGTTCGAAACGCGCAAATCTTTGGCGAGCACTTTAAGTTCTCCTGATATTGAAAAGAAGCAGAAGAAACCAATTGCTAAATCCGTAACAGAACCGCCGGCAGATAACAAGGCGGTTGCTACGGCACCACCAATggcgaagaaaaataaaaaatctcctGTGAAGGATCCTGATAAAGCCAAACTTCCAAAACTGGAGGAGAAAACTATTATTCCTATAACAGAACCTCCATTACTCCTGACTCCAACGAAAGTGGAAAATACATTTGACGCTTTACGAAAATCACCCAGTTTTAATCTTAATTTAAACTCTGTGGGCGAAGACACTCTCCAACCACCTCAGGATCCGCCTGCGATGTTCGCAGAGCCAGATAAGTCGCCGCCTGCTTCTTCATCAACTGCAGATACACAGAAAAAGATACCGTTTATCAGTCCCTTCGTAGAAACTTTAAAGGACTCGCCAAAAGCATTTGATTTGAAAGCGGATGTGTCAGCAATAGAAAGTCCCgacaaattggctaaatcaACGGAACTAGTACAAGTGAAACGAATTCTAGCTCTGGATCCGGCACTCAATTTCGAGCCTCCGAAAACCGACAAATGGAAAATCTCAATAGCTGACAAAGTTCTCAAAGTGCTAAATCAACAGAAACAAGAGGAACAAAAACCCAAGGAAGAGCAACCCCAACAGCCTCTCTGTCCGCCAGTAATCGAAGCGCCTCAAATTAGCCCATTTGCTTTGACCGAAGCTCCAAAAATCGAATTACCAGCAATAATCAAAAAGGAAATTGATATACCTTTAAAAAAGCCAATACTTAGCAGTCCCGAGCAAAAGCTGGATATCCTGGAATCGATTGCTCCGAAAAACAACGATTTGAGCGAAACCATTCTGAAGCTAGAGACCGCAATCAGGAACCGCACAGAAGTGGACCATTTCGACGAAGATTCGTCCGACAGCACAGACTCAGAAAGGCGCCTGGTGATTGAAGACGACTCTCAGAGTTCGGAAACAAACCAGACCGACCTTGGATATGACGCAGATGTCGCAAAGAAACCCACACCGTTTGGAGAAGAAAGTCTCTTCTTGAGCTCGCGAGAAAGTGCATTTAAAGTTTGCTCCCCAGGAATGCAGCAGAGTGCATTTAGTTTGCAAACGTCCTTAGTGTCCAGTTCAACCCATCCAATAGATTTGGATGTGCCCCGTCCCGAAGTAGATGCCCCCGTATTCAAAGCAACTGAGGAGCCATCAGGCGCACAGCTAGAGAAGCCATTGCCAGATTTACATATACAAACAAGCAGTTTCGCTATCAAAAAGGAAGAATTATCACCGAATCAGGACACAAACTCGATAACTCACAATGAAGCCATTAATCTTCTTCTTTGTGAAGAAACGATTCCCGGGAGTCCAGCGCCGTCGAAAGAATCGTCGGATATCAAACCAAATGTGCACCCGACCGATTCAGACATAAAACACATTCCTATGGATATAGAATGTTCTACTCAGCCACCGCATGAGGATCTTGCATCCGGAGACAAGGTAAAAATCGAGGCCAACACACCAACGAGTTCGCCCCGTGACTCAATGAGCCAGGATGAAAGCAGCGAGGAGCTTAGGAAGACGCAGGATTTGTTGACTTCGCCAAAGAAACGACGGCACACCCGGAAGCATTCCGAATGCGGTGAACCAATGAGTAAGCGACGGCGACACAACATCTCAAAAAGGAATAATG GCTCAGATAGCGATGATAATTCAGATGCCAATATCTCACAGCGCTCAAATCGGTCAAGCCGACCATGCCAATACAACTTCACAGTGGAATTAG ATCCAAACATGAATCCTAATCAACGAATAGCAATTCTGAATAAGACAATCGCGGAATTGCGGCAAACGTACAATATGATTAAGAATGAGTTGCTGAGCATAGACCGAAGGCGGAAGAAACTTCGGAGACGCGAGCGTGAGAAGAAAATGCAGCAGAAAATTAACAGTTAG